In Mercenaria mercenaria strain notata chromosome 14, MADL_Memer_1, whole genome shotgun sequence, the following are encoded in one genomic region:
- the LOC123526225 gene encoding ganglioside GM2 activator-like — protein sequence MFFKIQIFIVALSFTSPSALQFRDCATDNSTAAFTVHQMVIFPPPLLFPGELRAAISITINRQISNLWLDFVKEKNILGMWNKLPCIENTWGSCTNIDYCAVLDKFRNSQSVNSGDFEYLIEEIIFTTLGYDAHCPIDPKTIYENHIKIRLQGIQGSISQFMTGRFRIRISLKDDPTSPDNIGCVQFEVEIGNNYSGVSVVG from the exons atgttttttaaaatacagatatttatagtGGCATTGTCTTTTACATCGCCGTCTGCCCTCCAGTTCAGAGACTGTG CCACCGACAATAGTACAGCAGCCTTTACTGTTCACCAAATGGTCATTTTTCCGCCGCCATTGTTGTTTCCTGGAGAACTTCGTGCAGCTATCAGTATAACAATTAACCGACAGATCAGTAACCTGTGGCTCGACTTTGTAAAGGAGAAGAACATTCTTGGAATGTGGAACAAATTACCTTGTATTGAAAATACATGGGGATCCTG TACAAACATCGATTATTGTGCGGTGCTGGATAAATTTCGAAACAGTCAGTCAGTAAACTCCGGGGATTTCGAGTACCTAATTGAGGAGATAATCTTTACCACTCTGGGATATGACGCACACTGCCCAATCGATCCAAAAACAATCTATGAGAATCATATAAAAATAAGGCTTCAAGGAATTCAAGGTTCTATCTCACAGTTTATGACA GGCCGCTTCAGAATCCGGATATCATTGAAAGACGATCCGACCAGTCCAGACAACATTGGCTGTGTACAGTTCGAGGTGGAGATTGGTAATAATTACTCAGGAGTTTCAGTGGTCGGCTAA